A window of Treponema pectinovorum genomic DNA:
AATCTGCGGCTTTGGAAGATGAATTTAGAAACAAAACAGCCTCTCTTTCATCTTTGCTCGCTATGAAGCATGAAGGATTTTCTAAAGATTTGGATTCAAAAATCTATTCTCTGGAAGAGTCTCTTAACGAACAGGTCAGTTTTTTTGATACAAAAATAAAGGAACATGCCGAATCCACCCGAAAACTTAGCGAAGAACTTGTGGCAGAACTTAACGGCAGCGGAAAAAACATGGAAGCGCTAAAAGCAAAACTTGAAAAACAGACCGCAGAACTTGACCAAAAGTATTCGGGGCTTTTTGAAAAGGCGATTACGGATGCTACTCAAAAAGAAAGTGCCGCGTTTGAAAAATTCCAAGACATTGCAGATAAGCATCTTACAAATTACAAAACCACAGTCGAAAATAAAATCAACAAAATTGAAAGCGAAGTAAACAATCGTGTTAGCGTTTTAAATGATGAACTCAATAAATCTGTCGCAATCATTCAAAATTCTATGAATGACAGCAAAACTGGAGCAACTGCAACTGCCGAGACAATTAAAAAAGCGACAGAAACTGCAAATGCTCAACTTGCGGATTTTCAAGCTCAGGCGGATGCAAAAATTGAAGCAATCAATAAGATGCTTGCAGAGAATATGGCAAAAATATCTTCTGCGTACGATATTAAGCAGACCCAGTTGCTTGCTGAAGTTGACAGGCAGCTTGAAGAATATCGCAAAGATATGGAATATCGCTTTAATAAATTGCAGATGGCAACGAGTGATGTCGATGCATTGGAAAATACACTTCGCGTTGCATTGGAAAAAACACAACAGGACGTGCTTAAAGATTTTAAATCTTTTGCTGATTTGCAGACGAGCGAGCAAAAACAATTTGAAAACGGTGTAAAGGAAAATAATCAAGCGTTAATAGAGCAAATTTCTTCCCTTGAAAAAAATCTTGACGATATGAAAGCTGCTGCAAGTGGAAATGTGAGCGCAGCTCTCAGCGATTTTGAAGCGAAATTTGATGATGACCTTAAAAAACGCAGCGAAAGCATGGATGAGCGTCTTAACGGCTGGAAAAATGCGATGGAATCGAAACTTTCTATTGTACAAAGCGATTTTGAAGATAACAGGCGTGAACTTGAAAATAAATATTCAGAAAATCTTAAAAACGAACTTCTGGAATTGCAAAAGCGCAGTTCTGAGCAGGCGGAATCTGTAAAACAGGGAATTGAAAAAACAGAAACGGAATTGAGGTCAAATCTCGAAGAACTTGAAAAGTCTTTGAAAGAATTCGCTTTGAACAGTCGCACTCAAATTCAGGATGCAACTGCGGGTCAGGATTCCTTTGTAAAAACGTCGCTGGATTCTTATAATCAGAGAATTTTAGAATTGCTCGCAAAGGCAGAAAAAGATACTCAACTAAGGCTTGCTTCTCTGGACGAAAATATAAAAGCTCAGTCAGAAAACAACAGAACGAATATAGACGCTATGCTTGGTGAATACAACGTTTGGAGAAATCAATTAAAAACTCAATTTGACCAGACAAAAAATATGTTTGCAGAGCAGCTCAACGGAACAAAAGAGGCTTCTGTTCAAAAAATAGAAAGTTTAAAAGAAGAATTGGAACAGAGTTTTGATGATTTTAAAAATTCTACAAAAAAGGAAAGAGAAGAACTTTCTGCGACAATCGACAATTTGCAACGCAATGTTGACGAGTCGATTTCAAGTTATAAGGAGCGTTCACAATCCATTGTTTCACAGTTGAGCGAAATGTATGAACAGATGCTGAACGATACTCAAAAGCGAGTTAGGGAACAAAATATTGAATCCGAAAAGAATTTGCGCGACATTCGCTCTAAAATTCAAGAAATCAACGAAAGTAACGATACTCGCCAAGCAGAAATGGTAATGAAAATGCAAAATGACGCTTCTGATCTTCAAAGCCGCTTGAGCGAAATTGACAAAGAAGTTAAAGATTTTTCAAATCAGATGCAGGTTTATCAAAAAGCGGAACAATTAAAAACTCAACTTGAATCAGAACTTTCTGAGTTAAAAAACGAGATAAGCAGAGTGGAAACTTTCCAGTCAACTGTTGATGAATTAAACGGAAGTTTCCGTTCTATAAGGAATTTAAACGAAGATGTAAATTCAAAGTTGAGCAAATTTTCAAGTGAGAAAAATCGCATTGACGAAATGGAAAAAGATTTTAGTCGCCTTGTCCAGTTGAGCGAGCAGATGGATCAGAAAATAGTAGAATTGAACAGAACAAGCGACGATTTGACTTCGATGCAGTTGAATGTCAGAAAATTCCAAGAGACTTTGGGTGAAATTTCAACGAGATATGACAGGCTTGAAACCAAAGGCAAACAGATTGATGTTATATCCAACGAAGTCGATAAAACTTTTGATGTTCTAAAAAATCTCGAAGCGCGTTTAAACGATGCAAGTCGGCATGCGGATACCCTTCCTGCCCAAATTGAAGATGTTCAAAAAAATATTGATAACCTCGTTAGCAATCGCGCCAAGATAAATGAAGCGGTTGAACAGTTGTCATCGTTGGATAATATACTTTTGCAGGCAGAAGAAAAAGTTAAGCAGATTCAAACTAGCAGAGAGGGTATTGGACGTACTGAAACAAGGTTGCAGCAACTCGATGCAAAAATCGACCAAAAGATGAACTTGCTCGCTGCCATAACGAACGAAGATTTAAAGAAAAATCCTGAACCGCTGGGCAAGGGACTTTCGCCACAAGACCGCGAAAATATAATCAATTTGAGAAGACAAGGCTGGGAAGTTGAACAGATTGCCCGCACTATGAAGCGCAGCATTGGCGAAATCGAAATGGTTATAGAGATGGGAAATCTAAACTAAGCGAAGTTTTGAAAAGCGACAGATTAAGCTTGCTCTAAAAGACAGGTTGCAAACGCTTCGATGGCACGGCTTTGACCGACGTCTCCAAGTTTTTCGCCTGTTTTAGCTTTTACAAAGATTTGGTCGGAATTTACTTCTAAAGTTTCTGCGATTGAAGCGATAACCGCTTGTCTGTACGGCAGAAATTTTGGTTTTTCCAAGGCGATAACGCAGTCAAGGTTTACGAGAGACCAGCCTTCTTCTTTTATTTTTTCCCACACGGTTTTTAAAAGCGATTTTGAGTCGGCATCTTTCCACTTTGCTTCTTCTGGTGGAAAAAACGAGCCTATGTCTCCGAGTGCACTGGCACCGAGCAGAGCGTCTGTTATCGCGTGAAGAAGCACATCTCCGTCTGAATGCCCATCTTCGCCAAGTTCACTTTCTATTTGTATCCCGCCAAGCATGAGTTTTCGGTTTTTTACCAAAGCGTGCTTGTCGTAACCTAGCCCAATGCGAATCATCCCTTTTTCTCCCGATTTTTTGTCTAAATCCTGTTTAAATGTGATTTTTTTGTTGGAACTTTCTCCTGTCGAAACCTTTATTTTTTGTCCATTTGAAAATTCGTCCCAAATTTCAGTATCGTCTGTAAATTCTTTTGCTGAATTTTGTGCTTTTTTGTGAGCTTGCAAAAGTTCGTCCAAAGGAAAAACCTGTGGAGTTTGAATCGAAATCATCTTAGAACGCACAAGGTGCTTTGTTATAAAACCTTTCTCGTCTATTTCTTTTTGAGTGTCTACAGGCTCAATCCCTGCGGCAGCACAACCATTTTCGAGGGCAAGCGCATAAGTAGAAACTATAATTTTTTTTGAAACAAAGGGACGCGCTCCGTCGTGTATAAAAACCAGTGCAGGATTCTCGCCAAAAACGCTATGCAATTTTAGCAAAGCATTGTAAACAGAAGCCTGTCTGTTGTTTCCACCTGGTACAAAGAAAAATTTTATGCCATTTTCTGCTGCTTTTTTTACACGCTCATCGCTAAAAACTGCTTTGCGGGATTTTTCCTCTTCGATTTTTAAAAGATTGACATCTTCTTTGTGCGGAAAGGTTACGATCACTGCTGAAAATCCAAGGGTATCTAAAAAAACTGAGGCGGCAGAAGATAGAACTGTACCGCCATTTAATTCAAGATATTCTTTTTTTAGGCCGCCCATGCGGTTTGAAGAGCCAGCGGCGGTTAAGATTAAAGCAAGTTTTTTTTGACAGGAATCAGCTTTCATCTCCGTCATCATCGCTTTCTTCATCGTCAGAATCGTCTCTCTCATCGGAATCATCGTCTTCATTATTTGACGATGCAGTCAAATCATCTCCAAATTCGTCATCATCGTCATCGTCGCTATCAAGTTGAACAGCTTTCTTTTCGTGAATTGCATTGACTTCAAGTTTTGCATGGAGCATTGCTTCTATCTCTTTTGTAGAAATTCCCAGTGCAAGCGAAATTTCGTCTGTAAGGAGTTTTCTTGCGGTATCGTAGAGTTTTCTCTCTTGAATTGGAAGTTCCTTTACTTTTGAGCGATGATAGAGGGTTCGAACGATATTTGTTATGTCTTCTATGCTTCCTTTTTTTAAGAGGTCAAGGTTCATCTGGTAGCGCAATTTCCAGTCCGAAGTTACAGATTCAACTGGTTCTCCTAAAATTTCCAATGCTTTTTGCGCTTCATCTGCGGAAACAATCTTTCTTATTCCAAGTTTTTCTGAATTTGCTACAGGAACCATGACTATCATGTCTGAAACTTCAAGGTAGATTCTGTAATATTGAACGATTTGTTCGCCGTTTTTTCTGTCAAAAATTTCTTTGATTTCGCCTACACCTTGGCTCGGATAAACTACTTTTTCGTTAAGTAAAAATTGTGTACTCATATTCTTTATAATATATCATAAATAAGGCTTTAGTTCAATTCACAGAAAATTGCATTATTTTCAACAATATTCTTGCATTTTCTATTTATTTCATCTATATTGTGCGCACAGCACAGAGGGTGCTGACATTTTAACTGCGATTTTGTAGCCTTTTTGTACGGTGTATCTGATTTTTACGGTGTATTTTGAAGGCTGGATTTCGCCTTTGGGATACATGATGAAAGACTCAAAATTTAATGCCGAAGATATTTTGGCAAACCGCGATGGTGTTTTTGTCGAAACAACACCAATTCAAAATGCTGACGAATCTGAAGATTCAGAAGAAATTTCCTTTGCCGATTTAGGATTGAGCGAAAAAATCTTAGATGCAATCGAAAAAAAAGGTTTTAAAACTCCTTCTCCTATTCAAACTCTGGCAATTCCTCGCTTGCTCAACGGCGACACAAATCTAATCGCAAAGGCAAGAACTGGAACTGGAAAAACTGCTGCATTTGGACTTCCAATCGTTCAAAATATCTGCGAAGAAAGCGACCATGTTCGTGCACTTATTCTAGAACCAACCAGAGAACTTGCGATTCAAACCTGCAACGAAATGCAATCATTTTCGACGGGAAAATTTCCGCGTGTTGCCGTTTTGTACGGTGGCGCTTCGTATTCAACACAAATAAGAGATTTAAAACGAGGAACAGAAATCGTTGTTGGAACTCCAGGTCGCATAAAAGATCACTTGGAAAGGGGAACTTTAAAACTCGACAAGATTGATTATTTTATCCTTGACGAAGGCGACGAAATGCTCGACATGGGCTTTGTTGACGACATAAAGTCAATCTTTGCACAGGCAAATCCTTCCAGCAGAATCCTGCTTTTTAGCGCGACAATGCCAAAACCAATATTGCAGATTGCCGAAGAGTTTATGGGCGAATACGATGTTGTCGAAGAAGAGGGTTTTGTTGAAGAGCCTTTGCTGATAGACCAGAAATATTGGGTTGTGAGCGAGCGTGATAAGATTGAAGCCTTGGTTCGCCTTATCGACATTTCGCCGGATTTTTATGGGCTTGTCTTTACAATGACAAAAAACGATGCCGATACAGTTAGCAGGCTTTTGGACGAGCGCGGATACGAAGCGGCAGCCTTGCACGGCGATGTTCCGCAAGGTCAGCGGGAGAAAATCCTTGCCAGATTTAGAAATAAAAAAACTCGAATTCTCGTTGCAACGGATGTCGCGGCTCGTGGTATCGACATAACAGGGTTGAGCCATGTTGTAAATTATTCTCTTCCGTTTGACGCTGCAACTTATGTTCACAGGATTGGAAGAACAGGTCGTGCAGGAACTTCAGGAATTGCGGTTACTTTCGTGCGACCGGAAGAAAGGCGAAAACTAGAATTCTTAAAAAAACGAATTCGCATTGCTGCAAAAGGCGAAATGATTGAAGAAAATGTTCCGTCGGTTGTTCAAGTTTTAGAAGTAAAAAGACAGCGAATTTTTGATGAACTCAAAGAAAAACTTGGTTTAAAAGCAAAATTCGAGAGCGAAAACGATGATTTTGATTTGGACGATAAAAATCAAACCTATGATGATGAGACGATTCCAATTTTTGATGAAAGTGCAAATCAAAATGAAAATTCAATAGGAATGAAAGAATTTCAATCGGAAGATAAAAATTCACCTAAAAAAACTTTTGAGCCTAAATTGATTCAAGTAAAAGATTTGTATAAAAAAGCTGCCGATGAACTTTGCGGGGAATACGATGCAAAGGATATCCTTGCTGCTGTTTTAGAAATAAACTACGGAAACTCGCTCGACGAAAGCCACTACGGAAAAGTTATGGCTGCTCGCTCAGGGGGGGGCTCAACTCCTGACCAGAAACGAATTTATGTCCAGCTTGGAAGGCGAGATGGCTACAATGCAAAGTCAATCGCCGAATATTTTAGCGATTTACTCCATATTCCTGGCAGAATGGTTGACCGAATTGATGTGAGCCAGAATTTTTCATTGTTGAGTTTACCTTCTGTAAATGCAGTTCGTGCGTTGGAACTTTCTAAAAGTCGCACGAGCCTTCCGCACATGCACCTTGATTCAAAAGATGACGACAACTTTTTTGGCAGTGGTCGCAGCCGTTCAAGAAGACGAGATGGTGGAAGATTTGAAAAGTCCGAAGGAAGTTTTTTTCGCCGTGGCGAAAGGCAAAGTCGCTTTGGAGCAGATCGCTATTCAGTAGCAAGAGGAGAAAATTCCAGCAGGGAGCGCGGTAAGCGCAGCAAATTTCTTGGAAACTTGAAAAATGAACACGGAAGAGCGCGAGTACATACTTCAACAACAAGAAATGGAGCGAGTGCTTATAAAAAATCCAGCAGGAATTTTGAAGAATTTTAATTTTATTTAGAACGCGGATATCTTGCAAAAAGCGTTAATCGCCGATAAAAAAAGCCACAGTTTTGAAATACAATTCATTGTGTAGTTTCAACTCTGTGGCTTTATCATTAAAAAATCATTTTAAGTAGTAAAATATTTGAGCGAATTTTGAAATCTTCTTAAAGTCTTACAGGCACGCCTTCTCCTTTTAATTCTTCTTTTATTCCTTGAACCGTATAGCCCAAACTGTGAACCATGCTTGCAATAAGGGCTGCGTCTGCTTTTCCGTCTGTTAAAACATCTTTTAAATGTTGAACAGTTCCTCCTCCGCCAGAAGCGATTACAGGAACGCTCACATTTTCTGCGATCATTTTTGTAAGATTTAATTCGTAACCGGTTTTCATGCCGTCAGCATCTATAGAGTTTAAAACGATTTCGCCAGCCCCCAATTCGACAGCGTGCTTTGCCCATTCTAAAGCGTCGAGTTCCGTTTTTACCCGGCCACCGTTTATGTAAACGCTGTATCCGCTCGGTGCAGATTCATCTTTTTTTGCGTCCATTCCCAATACAATGCACTGGTTCCCAAAAATTTTTGCGCCTTCAGTTATGAGCTTCGGATTTTTTACAGCCTGACTATTTAAACTCACCTTTTCAGCTCCTGCAAGAATTGTAGAGCGTATATCTTCTACACAGCCGATTCCTCCGCCCACACAAAATGGAATAAAAATCTGTTCCGCAACTTTGCTTATCAAATTTAAGATTGGGCCTCGCGAATTTGCGCTTGCCATTATGTCGTAAAAGACCAGTTCATCGACTCCCTGCTCGTAATATTTTTTTGCCATTTCCACAGGGTCTCCAATATCCACATTATTCTGAAATTTTACGCCTTTTGTTGTTCTTCCGTCTTTTACATCCAGACAAACTATTATTCTTTTTTTTAGCATGATTTTTACCTTTGATTTTGATTTTTTTATGAGTTGATAAAATTCTGGAGAACTTTTAAGCCCCATTTTCCAGATTTTTCTGGATGGCACTGGAATGCGCAAAGATTGTCTTTTTCTATGCAGGCAGGAACTTGAGTACCGTAATTTGCAAACGCTTTTACAATGCTTTTATCCTCTGGCTGAATCAAATACGAATGCACAAAGTAAAAATCGCAATGCTCAGGAATCCCTTTTAAAAGTTTTGAAGACCCATTTGAATATGTCAAATCGTTCCAGCCAATTTGCGGAACTTTTAGATTTGGACTTTCACCGTTTTCTTGCCAAACCGTTTGAAAACTCTTTATCGAGCCCCTTAATAGTCCAAGACAAGCGATATCGCCTTCTTGAGAATGTTCAAAAATTATCTGCGAGCCAAGACAGATTCCTAAAATTTGTTTTTTTTGGGAATAAAAATCGCGCAAAAACGAATCAAAGCCTGTTTTTTTTAGTTGCTCCATCGCGTATTTCGCTTCGCCAACTCCAGGAAAAATTATCTTTTCGCAATTTTCTAAATCTAAAGGATTCTGCGAAATTTTGTATTCTGCTTTTATTGCAATAAGCGCTCTTTCGACACTCTTTATATTTCCAGCGTTATAATCTACAATTCCAATCATAGCCGAATTTTAGTAGCGTAAACTTTCTTGGTCAACTATTTTACATAATCGATTTTGCACAACTTTGTTTAAAATTTTATTTTCATGCCGATAATGAACTATGAGTGGAAATTTTTCGATAATCCTTGAGATTCTTAAAAACAAATATGTAATTTCTGTTGCCGTTGTCTGTTTTTTGTTGATGGATTTTGCTTCCTATGTTTGCTCCTATCGAAAAAAAACTCCGCGAAAGAGAATTAAAAAATTTATTCCAAAACCAGAGCCAACTCCTTCTGAAAATGACGCAGGCGAAGACGCGAGTGTTGAAGAAAGTGAATAGTCTTTGGATTTAAAAATCTCAAAAATCTGTTTTCGCCTTTTTCTATATCGATTCTGTCTTCCCAAAAACCGCTCAATTTTTTAATTTTTTTGCTACCTAATAAACCACTTAAAATTTCTTGCAAATCGCTTGCTTCCCAAACATTTTGCTTGTAAAAATCTATATCCCTCTTGTTAAAATCTGGAAGCAAAACATTTATCAATTCATCTTTTGTGTAAAATCTTCTGTGTCGTTTTATAAAATTAAATACGATTTTTTCATCCATCGCGGAATTTTCAATCGTCCGATTTTCTTTTCTTGCATTGCAGATGTCGCAGCCGCTGCAAACAGCACTTTCCCCAGAAAGATATTTTAAAAGAAAACCTCTTCTGCACTCGTTCGTATTTGCAAGATCTCCAATCGCTTTTTCTCGAGAGCCTTCTTTTTGCGACTTCCATTTTGAGTTATCTTTGCTTCCCCAAATCAAAATGGATTTTACATTTTCGCCATTTCGTCCTGCTCTGCCAGCCTCTTGAATAAAATTTTCCAGATGCTCAGGCGCATCCAGATGAATAACCGTATATATATTTTTTTTGTCCATGCCCATTCCATAAGCACAGGTTGCGGTAAGAATTCCGTCTGTTGTATCGAAAAACCATTTTTCCGTGCGATTTTTTTCTTCTTTCGTCATTCCTGCGTGATAAAATTTCACGTTTGAATTTCCAAAATACGAGTGTAAAATTCTCGCCATTTCTTCGGTTCTCCGCCTTGTTGAACAAAAAACGATAAGCGGCTTTTTTTCTTGAATACACGCTTTTAGAACGGCTTTTTTCTTTGCCGATGCATGCCGAACTTCATAGTGAATGTTTTGCCTGTCGCTTGAACTTTGCACAATATGTGCCTGCCCATCGAATAAAATCTCACTTATTCGCTTTAAAACAGGAGGACTTGCAGTTGCAGTGAATGCGGTTACAACTTTTACGTCCAGGTACTTTATTATTTTTCCCAGTGTAAGATACGCTGGTCTAAAACTTTCTCCCCATTCGCTAACGCAGTGGGCTTCATCTATTGCAATATGGCTTATTTTGCAGCCCTTTAACCTGTTGACTATTTTTTTATTCTGCAAAATTTCTGGATTTGCAAGTATCACCTTTGCTTTTTTCGTTTCAATAAGATTAAAATTTTCTTCCTGCTCTTCAATGCTTTGCCCACCTTTAAATACCGCACAGACAAGCCCACCTTCTTCCATTCGCCTTTTTTGGTCTGCCATCAATGCCAAAAGCGGATACAAAACCAAAGTTGCACCTTCTAAAAGCAGGGCAGGAGTTAAAAAACAAAGCGATTTTCCACTCCCCGTCGGCAAAAGAACAATCTGTTTTCCCCGGCAAACACCGTCTTCCTCTAAACTTTCTTGCGCTGCATTTTTCATTAGGTTTTCGTCATCTGCCGTCTGTGCACTGTCCAAAATGTTCGAAATTACAAGGTGCTGCCACGCAAAAAGATATTTTATTCCAAAAGCCCGCTCCGCAGCCTGAGTAACTTCGTCATCAAGAGAAAACTCCGAGTCAAATTTTTGCTCTGGAAAATCTTTTCCTTCAATAAAGTCGAAAGCCATAAAACCTCGACTTGAATGTGCAATGCCTGAGTACAAACAAAAACATTTCCATCGATTTATATATGGCTTTAAAAATTCATTTTTTACAAAAAAGTGCAGATAAAAATTATAAATTTATTTTTTATTTGGGCGGCTTTTTTGCTCCACTAGAGTTCCGCAAAAAATCGGGCTATACAGGGTTCCGCTTTCGCTCCATTGGCTACGCCAACGCTCCGCGCCCTTCCTATCCGCTGCCGCTGTAAGCTCGCAGGCGGGTAGCGGGGCTACAAGTAGACCCTGCCACATCGTCGCACAGGAGGTGCGACCTACAAGGAATGTTGACAGTTTTGTAAAAACTGTCGTTCAAGAAAAACAAGGAAGTTTTTCTTGAACAGCACACGGAGGTGCGACCTACAAGCAATGTCGACAGTTTTTTGCAAGAAAACTGTCAGTTAAAGAAAAACACGGATATTTTTCCTGAAACTTACTTATCAAGAATCGTTATTTCTACGCGCCTGTTTTTTGCTTTTCCTCTTTCTGTCAAATTTGATGCAATCGGGATTTTTGAACCAAAGCCTTGCGTAAACACGTGTGTTTTTTCCTTAACTTTTAAATCTACAAGAAAATTAGCAACGCTTGCCGCTCTTTCTTCACTTAAAATTTGGCAGGATTCTTCGCTTCCAACTCTTGCCGTATGCCCAGAAATCAAAAGGTCATTGTTTGGATATGCAGAAAGAATTTGGGATATTTTTTTGATTTTTTCTTTTTCGCTTTCCATTAAAATTGCGCTGTCCGCACGGAATTGAATATTTTCAAGGCTTATCGTCAGTCCTTGCTCAGTTTTTGTTACAGAAATATCTTTCAATCCTAAATCTTCAACTTTTTGCATGACATCTTTTAAATTTTCTTCTGTAGAAGTTCGCTCAAATTCCGTGTATTCGGCCTGTGTTCCGCCAGCAAATTGATATTGAGTTCCAAACAGCGTTTCTATCACTATTCTAAAATCTTCTTCGTATCTATCTATCTGCCCTTTTTCGTTATCCCACCAGATTGTTCTATTTGAATATCCCATAGTCGTAACAGGATAATCTGACCCACGCAAAGAATTTGAATTTTGTTGCGGTGTTTCATAATACACGGAATATTTTGCAGAAATAACTTGAAAAACACGCTCCGTTTTCGAACTGTCGGAAGTAACTCCTTTTTCGTTTCTA
This region includes:
- a CDS encoding SpiroCoCo family coiled-coil protein gives rise to the protein MGKKLAVLSILISTIAAVAVVMFFRLTDKENNSMNKVKHYTDSRINQIDEYFSSRSSNLDALSADLETHQTSAVAAVNRLEKQIEEFKLMSRGFEEQFAKVDNITKKIDEYGKALGELMEMTDRVEENLVAVKKESAVVDRLNSKLNEETKAVDALEKKIPLIIQEFKNKNNDSLKIIGTELLNQFNSRAAQVESSVKNSAAHSDEILLKVEQGIKTAYEEATKKAKNLEDEAFKRLAEEAKNRTDSYIKKLMERTAQLSKEQESKLMEMQKNQEIFNNAFSTSMAEKSAALEDEFRNKTASLSSLLAMKHEGFSKDLDSKIYSLEESLNEQVSFFDTKIKEHAESTRKLSEELVAELNGSGKNMEALKAKLEKQTAELDQKYSGLFEKAITDATQKESAAFEKFQDIADKHLTNYKTTVENKINKIESEVNNRVSVLNDELNKSVAIIQNSMNDSKTGATATAETIKKATETANAQLADFQAQADAKIEAINKMLAENMAKISSAYDIKQTQLLAEVDRQLEEYRKDMEYRFNKLQMATSDVDALENTLRVALEKTQQDVLKDFKSFADLQTSEQKQFENGVKENNQALIEQISSLEKNLDDMKAAASGNVSAALSDFEAKFDDDLKKRSESMDERLNGWKNAMESKLSIVQSDFEDNRRELENKYSENLKNELLELQKRSSEQAESVKQGIEKTETELRSNLEELEKSLKEFALNSRTQIQDATAGQDSFVKTSLDSYNQRILELLAKAEKDTQLRLASLDENIKAQSENNRTNIDAMLGEYNVWRNQLKTQFDQTKNMFAEQLNGTKEASVQKIESLKEELEQSFDDFKNSTKKEREELSATIDNLQRNVDESISSYKERSQSIVSQLSEMYEQMLNDTQKRVREQNIESEKNLRDIRSKIQEINESNDTRQAEMVMKMQNDASDLQSRLSEIDKEVKDFSNQMQVYQKAEQLKTQLESELSELKNEISRVETFQSTVDELNGSFRSIRNLNEDVNSKLSKFSSEKNRIDEMEKDFSRLVQLSEQMDQKIVELNRTSDDLTSMQLNVRKFQETLGEISTRYDRLETKGKQIDVISNEVDKTFDVLKNLEARLNDASRHADTLPAQIEDVQKNIDNLVSNRAKINEAVEQLSSLDNILLQAEEKVKQIQTSREGIGRTETRLQQLDAKIDQKMNLLAAITNEDLKKNPEPLGKGLSPQDRENIINLRRQGWEVEQIARTMKRSIGEIEMVIEMGNLN
- the ispF gene encoding 2-C-methyl-D-erythritol 2,4-cyclodiphosphate synthase, encoding MIPMRETILTMKKAMMTEMKADSCQKKLALILTAAGSSNRMGGLKKEYLELNGGTVLSSAASVFLDTLGFSAVIVTFPHKEDVNLLKIEEEKSRKAVFSDERVKKAAENGIKFFFVPGGNNRQASVYNALLKLHSVFGENPALVFIHDGARPFVSKKIIVSTYALALENGCAAAGIEPVDTQKEIDEKGFITKHLVRSKMISIQTPQVFPLDELLQAHKKAQNSAKEFTDDTEIWDEFSNGQKIKVSTGESSNKKITFKQDLDKKSGEKGMIRIGLGYDKHALVKNRKLMLGGIQIESELGEDGHSDGDVLLHAITDALLGASALGDIGSFFPPEEAKWKDADSKSLLKTVWEKIKEEGWSLVNLDCVIALEKPKFLPYRQAVIASIAETLEVNSDQIFVKAKTGEKLGDVGQSRAIEAFATCLLEQA
- a CDS encoding CarD family transcriptional regulator, with translation MSTQFLLNEKVVYPSQGVGEIKEIFDRKNGEQIVQYYRIYLEVSDMIVMVPVANSEKLGIRKIVSADEAQKALEILGEPVESVTSDWKLRYQMNLDLLKKGSIEDITNIVRTLYHRSKVKELPIQERKLYDTARKLLTDEISLALGISTKEIEAMLHAKLEVNAIHEKKAVQLDSDDDDDDEFGDDLTASSNNEDDDSDERDDSDDEESDDDGDES
- a CDS encoding DEAD/DEAH box helicase, yielding MMKDSKFNAEDILANRDGVFVETTPIQNADESEDSEEISFADLGLSEKILDAIEKKGFKTPSPIQTLAIPRLLNGDTNLIAKARTGTGKTAAFGLPIVQNICEESDHVRALILEPTRELAIQTCNEMQSFSTGKFPRVAVLYGGASYSTQIRDLKRGTEIVVGTPGRIKDHLERGTLKLDKIDYFILDEGDEMLDMGFVDDIKSIFAQANPSSRILLFSATMPKPILQIAEEFMGEYDVVEEEGFVEEPLLIDQKYWVVSERDKIEALVRLIDISPDFYGLVFTMTKNDADTVSRLLDERGYEAAALHGDVPQGQREKILARFRNKKTRILVATDVAARGIDITGLSHVVNYSLPFDAATYVHRIGRTGRAGTSGIAVTFVRPEERRKLEFLKKRIRIAAKGEMIEENVPSVVQVLEVKRQRIFDELKEKLGLKAKFESENDDFDLDDKNQTYDDETIPIFDESANQNENSIGMKEFQSEDKNSPKKTFEPKLIQVKDLYKKAADELCGEYDAKDILAAVLEINYGNSLDESHYGKVMAARSGGGSTPDQKRIYVQLGRRDGYNAKSIAEYFSDLLHIPGRMVDRIDVSQNFSLLSLPSVNAVRALELSKSRTSLPHMHLDSKDDDNFFGSGRSRSRRRDGGRFEKSEGSFFRRGERQSRFGADRYSVARGENSSRERGKRSKFLGNLKNEHGRARVHTSTTRNGASAYKKSSRNFEEF
- the hisF gene encoding imidazole glycerol phosphate synthase subunit HisF; its protein translation is MLKKRIIVCLDVKDGRTTKGVKFQNNVDIGDPVEMAKKYYEQGVDELVFYDIMASANSRGPILNLISKVAEQIFIPFCVGGGIGCVEDIRSTILAGAEKVSLNSQAVKNPKLITEGAKIFGNQCIVLGMDAKKDESAPSGYSVYINGGRVKTELDALEWAKHAVELGAGEIVLNSIDADGMKTGYELNLTKMIAENVSVPVIASGGGGTVQHLKDVLTDGKADAALIASMVHSLGYTVQGIKEELKGEGVPVRL
- the hisH gene encoding imidazole glycerol phosphate synthase subunit HisH: MIGIVDYNAGNIKSVERALIAIKAEYKISQNPLDLENCEKIIFPGVGEAKYAMEQLKKTGFDSFLRDFYSQKKQILGICLGSQIIFEHSQEGDIACLGLLRGSIKSFQTVWQENGESPNLKVPQIGWNDLTYSNGSSKLLKGIPEHCDFYFVHSYLIQPEDKSIVKAFANYGTQVPACIEKDNLCAFQCHPEKSGKWGLKVLQNFINS
- a CDS encoding RecQ family ATP-dependent DNA helicase, with translation MAFDFIEGKDFPEQKFDSEFSLDDEVTQAAERAFGIKYLFAWQHLVISNILDSAQTADDENLMKNAAQESLEEDGVCRGKQIVLLPTGSGKSLCFLTPALLLEGATLVLYPLLALMADQKRRMEEGGLVCAVFKGGQSIEEQEENFNLIETKKAKVILANPEILQNKKIVNRLKGCKISHIAIDEAHCVSEWGESFRPAYLTLGKIIKYLDVKVVTAFTATASPPVLKRISEILFDGQAHIVQSSSDRQNIHYEVRHASAKKKAVLKACIQEKKPLIVFCSTRRRTEEMARILHSYFGNSNVKFYHAGMTKEEKNRTEKWFFDTTDGILTATCAYGMGMDKKNIYTVIHLDAPEHLENFIQEAGRAGRNGENVKSILIWGSKDNSKWKSQKEGSREKAIGDLANTNECRRGFLLKYLSGESAVCSGCDICNARKENRTIENSAMDEKIVFNFIKRHRRFYTKDELINVLLPDFNKRDIDFYKQNVWEASDLQEILSGLLGSKKIKKLSGFWEDRIDIEKGENRFLRFLNPKTIHFLQHSRLRLRHFQKELALVLE